The following are encoded in a window of Physeter macrocephalus isolate SW-GA chromosome 9, ASM283717v5, whole genome shotgun sequence genomic DNA:
- the LOC102982750 gene encoding ferritin light chain-like, with protein sequence MHLQAPYTYLSPGFYFDHNDVAREDVGHSFSKLAGEKSEDSGASPEATKPARQLCPLPGRTVQKPFQHEWGKTADAMEATVVMEKNLNQALLDLHALGSACADSQLSDFLESHFGCEQVKLSKKMATT encoded by the coding sequence ATGCATCTGCAGGCCCCCTACACTTACCTCTCTCCGGGCTTCTATTTCGACCACAACGATGTGGCTCGGGAAGACGTGGGCCACTCCTTCAGCAAGTTGGCCGGGGAGAAGAGTGAGGACTCCGGAGCATCTCCTGAAGCTACAAAACCAGCACGGCAGCTGTGCCCTCTTCCAGGACGTACAGTGCAGAAGCCGTTCCAACATGAGTGGGGTAAAACCGCAGACGCTATGGAAGCCACCGTCGTCATGGAGAAGAACCTGAACCAGGCCCTTTTGGATCTGCACGCCCTGGGTTCTGCCTGCGCAGACTCCCAGCTCTCTGACTTCCTGGAGAGCCACTTTGGGTGTGAGCAGGTGAAACTCAGCAAGAAGATGGCGACCACCTGA